The Gadus macrocephalus chromosome 20, ASM3116895v1 genome includes a region encoding these proteins:
- the ankzf1 gene encoding tRNA endonuclease ANKZF1, whose protein sequence is MATSKQFFSLFDGCLQHNPEDGLREVRIFQDQAAVVEPTSNAVLSEKGEREPPLMSDGQDKMVCTTCRLPLNNREEQMEHYKLDWHRFNLKQRVTGMAPVTVEEFEKKTGAGDMSSISGSDSDDDEEEEEDGDWPRRDVTVPGADDDDDDEDSWAQSGRKSTQLAFQNSEGQYLVVQRCILMGKSDEGEVDLVDCLKAVTAQTVWVVLMTGGGHFAGAVYRGKEVIQHKTFHRYTVRAKRGTAQGVRDARGNAPKSAGAALRRYNEAALLKDIQELLESWAELLQEASAIFLRAPSYNKTIFCGKDAPLDKKDPRIRTMPFATRRATFREVQRVHHLLSSVQIFEKDTDLSLIFSPSKKHWKKKLTEKSNSSEEKEEEPESSDDEELGESILETVEVELGTLHLREYEVHPSRHRKKRRKKKEANKMDDEELNLMEAGEKLIDEEEEEEEDEVGLQTAPPENTSEEMPTKNKAKRKAKSKKKPVEEPPDSVAESWEYGLRDGLFTACKTGDVDGLLRLLHPPGQPGVEVEGGTSEVERGTSEPLAALALVNKPLDASGFTLLHVSSAAGQRAVVQVLMDAGADPACRDNKGQTPYLVAPEKDTRNVFRKYMADNPDKYDYSKAQVPGPLTEEIELKQTEKKKAQKAAKKQREKEQKEEKRKLEQEVEEKKRFASLTDREKRALAAEKRFAVQAAATGGHLSNIKRCWQCGESVLGKVPFQYLDFTFCTPRCVQAHRKAGTTSAPAKTTT, encoded by the exons ATGGCCACCTCCAAACAGTTCTTCTCCCTGTTTGACGGCTGTCTTCAACATAACCCTGAGGATGGACTCAGGGAGGTGAGAATCTTTCAGGACCAGGCGGCTGTGGTCGAGCCTACTTCAAATG CGGTGCTCTCCGAGAAGGGGGAACGAGAGCCCCCTCTCATGAGTGACGGGCAAGATAAGATGGTCTGCACAACCTGTCGCCTGCCGCTCAATAACCGTGAGGAACAG ATGGAGCACTACAAGCTAGACTGGCATCGCTTCAACCTAAAGCAGAGGGTGACCGGAATGGCGCCCGTCACGGTGGAGGAGTTTGAGAAAAAGACAGGGGCTG GCGACATGTCCAGTATCTCCGGCTCCGACTCCgacgatgatgaggaggaggaggaggacggtgaCTGGCCAAGGAGGGACGTCACCGTCCCCGGTgctgacgacgacgacgacgacgaggatTCGTGGGCTCAATCCGGCCGTAAATCCACCCAGCTGGCCTTCCAGAACTCAGAGGGGCAGTATCTAGTCGTTCAACGCTGCATCCTCATGGGCAAG TCGGACGAGGGGGAAGTGGACTTGGTGGATTGCCTGAAGGCCGTCACGGCGCAGACCGTTTGGGTCGTTCTAATGACCGGTGGAGGTCACTTCGCTGGAGCCGTCTACAGAGG GAAAGAGGTCATCCAGCACAAGACGTTCCACAGGTACACGGTGCGAGCCAAACGAGGAACCGCTCAAGGGGTCCGTGACGCCCGCGGCAACGCGCCAAAGTCTGCCGGCGCCGCGTTGAGACGCTACAACGAGGCGGCGTTACTCAAG GACATCCAGGAGCTTCTGGAGAGTTGGGCTGAGCTTCTTCAAGAGGCCTCTGCTATCTTCCTCCGGGCTCCGAGCTACAACAAGACCATCTTCTGCGGAAAGGACGCCCCCTTGGACAAAAAGGACCCCAGGATTCGCACCATGCCCTTTGCCACGCGGAGAGCCACCTTCCGAGAGGTGCAGAGAGTCCACCACCTGCTCTCCAGCGTTCAGATCTTTG AGAAGGACACAGACCTCTCCCTGATCTTCAGTCCTTCAAAGAAACATTGGAAAAAGAAATTGACTGAAAAATCGAATTCCAGTGAAGAGAAAG AAGAAGAACCTGAGAGTTCAGATGATGAAGAGTTGGGTGAGTCCATTCTGGAGAcagtggaggtggagctgggaaCGCTCCATCTGCGAGAGTACGAAGTCCACCCCTCCCGacacaggaagaagaggaggaaaaagaaGGAGGCGAACAAAATGGACGACGAAG AACTGAACTTAATGGAAGCCGGTGAAAAGCTgattgatgaagaggaggaggaggaagaggacgaggtgGGGCTGCAGACTGCACCTCCTGAGAACACCTCAGAAGAAATGCCAACGAAGAATAAAGCAAAGAGGAAAGCAAAGAGCAAAAAGAAACCAGTGGAAG AACCCCCAGACAGCGTGGCCGAGTCCTGGGAGTACGGCCTGAGGGACGGCCTCTTCACGGCCTGTAAGACGGGGGACGTGGACGggctcctccggctcctccacCCTCCGGGTCAgccgggggtggaggtggaaggggggacctcggaggtggagagggggaccTCGGAGCCTCTGGCGGCGCTGGCTCTGGTCAACAAACCGCTGGACGCGTCAGGGTTCACGCTGCTCCACGTCTCCTCCGCCGCCGGGCAGAGGGCGGTGGTGCAGGTGCTGATGGACGCCGGGGCAGACCCAGCCTGCAG AGATAACAAAGGGCAGACGCCCTATCTGGTGGCCCCTGAGAAGGACACGAGGAACGTCTTTCGTAAATACATGGCGGACAATCCTGACAAGTACGACTACAGCAAAGCCCAG GTTCCCGGCCCGCTCACGGAAGAGATTGAACTAAAACAGACGGAGAAGAAAAAGGCCCAAAAGGCAGCGAAGAAGCAACGAGAAAAGGAGcagaaggaagagaagaggaagctggagcaggaggtggaggagaagaagaggtttGCGTCTCTCACCGATCGGGAGAAG AGGGCCTTGGCAGCAGAGAAGAGGTTCGCGGTGCAAGCAGCGGCGACAGGCGGCCACCTTTCCAATATTAA GAGGTGTTGGCAGTGTGGGGAGTCTGTGCTGGGAAAGGTCCCCTTCCAGTACCTGGACTTCACCTTCTGCACTCCCCGCTGTGTCCAGGCCCATCGCAAGGCCGGCACCACATCCGCCCCGGCCAAAACCACTACGTAG
- the glb1l gene encoding beta-galactosidase-1-like protein, with protein MTVKILLVLAVNFAYLAVKGNLVDGDQTFSIDYKNNCFLKDGKPFQYISGSIHYSRIPRYYWKDRLVKMYMAGLNAVQIYVPWNFHEPVKGEYNFSGDRDLVHFLDLANQTGLLVILRPGPYICAEWEMGGLPAWLLETPNILLRSSDTDYLQAVSNWMNILLPKVRPWLYSNKGNIISVQVENEYGSYHACDYNYMRTLRTIFRYFLGADTLLFTTDGNTERALSCGSLQGLYATIDFGTDTNITTAFRLQRRFEPHGPLVNSEFYTGWLDHWGEVHAGVDKWNVSKALREMLALGASVNMYMFEGGTNFGYWNGADHDTRFRSVVTSYDYDAPLTEAGDPTEKLLLIRDVIKQFRDVPAGPMPPATPKFAYGFVTLGKVGNIPSLLDLFSPQGLIKSQYLLTFEEMKQYYGYMLYRTKLPRELWEPTPLISPLNGVHDRAYVTINGVFQGILERDTALVLKVSGKQGDTMDLLVENMGRVNFGSKINDHKGILGDLLLGSDVLTNWEIYTLDLDGAIADGWPHSEARRFPPASGKGPPAGPMFYMGTLQPNGVARDTFLQLNDWSKGQVWINGVNLGRYWSSRGPQQSLYVPGPLLSATQPNNITVLELEAAPERPRVLFMDRPHLNRTVSRSGGSVGVGSRHPGRHDLGDGVSIHGHVERTTHRERSILL; from the exons ATGACAGTAAAGATACTCCTCGTCCTTGCGGTGAACTTTGCGTATTTAGCTGTTAAAGGAAACTTG GTTGATGGCGACCAAACCTTCTCCATAGATTACAAAAACAATTGTTTCCTCAAGGATGGAAAGCCCTTTCAGTACATATCTGGCAGCATTCACTACTCCAGAATCCCCCGCTACTACTGGAAAGACCGACTGGTCAAGATGTACATGGCTGGACTCAATGCAGTCCAGAT ATATGTGCCGTGGAACTTCCACGAGCCAGTGAAGGGGGAGTATAACTTCAGCGGGGACAGGGACTTGGTGCATTTCTTGGACCTCGCCAATCAGACGGGACTTCTGGTGATCCTGCGGCCTGGGCCTTACATCTGTGCAGAATGGGAGATG GGCGGGCTTCCGGCGTGGCTCCTCGAGACACCAAACATCTTACTCCGCTCGTCCGACACGG ATTACCTGCAAGCTGTCAGCAACTGGATGAACATCCTCCTGCCCAAAGTGAGGCCGTGGCTGTACAGCAACAAGGGAAACATCATCAGCGTTCAG GTGGAGAACGAGTACGGGAGCTACCACGCCTGCGACTACAACTACATGCGGACCCTGCGGACCATATTCCGCTACTTCCTGGGCGCGGACACGCTGCTCTTCACCACAGACGGAAACACGGAGAGGGCGTTGTCCTGCGGCTCTCTTCAGGGCCTGTACGCCACCATCGACTTCGGCACTG ATACCAACATAACGACAGCCTTCCGACTACAAAGGAGGTTTGAACCCCACGGGCCTCTT GTCAACTCTGAGTTCTACACAGGGTGGCTGGACCACTGGGGGGAGGTCCATGCAGGGGTCGACAAATGGAATGTCAGCAAAGCGCTCCGGGAGATGCTGGCGTTGGGAGCCAGTGTCAACAT GTACATGTTCGAAGGAGGCACTAACTTTGGCTACTGGAACG GCGCCGACCACGACACGCGGTTCCGCTCGGTGGTGACCAGCTACGACTACGACGCCCCGCTGACCGAGGCCGGGGACCCCACGGAGAAGCTGCTGCTCATCAGGGACGTCATCAAGCAG TTCAGAGATGTTCCAGCTGGACCCATGCCACCAGCCACCCCCAAGTTTGCCTATGGCTTCGTGACCCTGGGAAAG GTTGGAAACATCCCCAGTCTCCTGGACCTGTTCTCACCCCAAGGGCTCATTAAATCACAGTACCTGCTGACCTTTGAGGAGATGAAGCAG TACTATGGATATATGCTGTATCGGACCAAACTGCCCAGGGAGCTTTGGGAGCCGACTCCACTCATATCTCCTCTGAATGGAGTTCACGACCGCGCCTACGTCACCATCAATGGG GTGTTCCAGGGCATTCTGGAGAGGGACACTGCCCTGGTTCTGAAGGTTTCCGGGAAGCAGGGAGACACCATGGACCTCCTAGTGGAGAACATGGGCAGAGTGAACTTTGGCAGCAAAATCAATGATCACAAG GGCATCTTGGGCGACCTGTTACTTGGTAGTGATGTGCTGACCAACTGGGAGATCTATACTTTGGACCTGGACGGAGCCATCGCTGATGGATGGCCCCACTCTGAGGCACGCCGGTTCCCCCCGGCCAGCGGGAAGGGACCCCCGGCTGGGCCCATGTTCTACATGGGAACCCTGCAGCCTAACGGAGTGGCAAGGGACACCTTCCTCCAGCTCAACGATTGGTCGAAG gGTCAGGTGTGGATCAACGGGGTGAATCTGGGCCGGtactggtccagcagggggcctcAACAGAGTCTGTACGTCCCAGGGCCGCTACTCAGCGCCACCCAGCCCAACAACATCACCGTACTGGAGCTGGAGGCGGCGCCGGAGCGCCCCAGAGTCCTGTTCATGGACCGGCCACACCTCAACAGGACCGTCAGCAGGTCCGGAGGCTCCGTGGGCGTCGGATCACGGCACCCAGGACGTCATGATCTGGGTGACGGCGTTTCAATTCATGGTCATGTGGAAAGGACGACGCACCGGGAACGATCGATACTTCTCTGA